The following are from one region of the Dreissena polymorpha isolate Duluth1 chromosome 2, UMN_Dpol_1.0, whole genome shotgun sequence genome:
- the LOC127869961 gene encoding deleted in malignant brain tumors 1 protein-like, whose protein sequence is MPACQFNTILCWLLFTLPIVSATNIRLMGGKTPYSGRVEVEHNGVWGTVCDDEFTVNSAKVVCRMLGFTDMGLAEVVPPRVFGPGSGVIMLDGLNCTGHEEDVANCSHNSWQTTDCSHKEDIGVNCQTHLRLTSGNAITIHDGQVEVNISGVWEPICSDNFTLSEARVVCGMIGFSFNGAQLTSSHTYRNTFSPISYSCHGAEKDISLCVRRNTSTCFLSSAASINCRTPIRLVNGTSSQSGRVEVEYRGRWGTICDDGFDDLEAKVICRMLGFSTNDAKALGGSNYGEGTGDIVVNEMRCIGNENDISECKSSDWMSQSNCKHMEDASVECKTEVRLSDGPTRYAGRLEIQNNSVWETVCSDLVDNKTAVVVCRMLGFEGGNISVYYDGRFKNGSGSMKSHGYDCQGNETDIANCKSTKTIVSCSTRLSAAFNCYSNTPIRLQDGTTMFNGRVEIYERENAANGYWREICYDQLTIQDAMVLCKMLGHPNVHPRTFNAYSQYNSYGRFSAMSSIGCTGNETDISGCTPSNQWALTYCSTSNRAAINCAQKSTVRVADGPSIKAGRVEILYNGTWLGICRQRLINYNYYDITAHDINIICKHLGYNQSGYLMSEVQPRSKSVVRNLDCSSTEGDISDCKSDTWGVEYPCDQAAIVCNSSVRLVNGSSERSGRVEVLHQGRWGTICADEFTNREAAVVCRKAGIRLWNASVLDDSPFGFGNHGNLLKNVSCKSSEHDIGECQSFPWNETSCVDGNVATVFCQVLETPIRLLGGKTPFDGRVELQFKNDWKPICYRGYNGKISTDVLCHLLEYNFSRDSTYTTNSDYSNSLLRDLQCVGNESDISLCPSSDWGYTYCSYYGLTINCLSPINIDGGFTQHGGYARVQKNGLSDYMCADNLTAETQAVMCKMLLNVTRVYEVVKEPYFKPGFATNILVDNILCSGTEEDYQMCPSSNWDYNTKCKNPALIRCNTPVRLTDQKNMYTGTVEVYLNKTWSNICFHPIRKDEHATMFCRMLGYNYGLANARNVTAYIKSNLNLTCNANTEDIDKCVSIKKSFCDSILAITCQKDELVG, encoded by the exons ATGCCGGCGTGTCAGTTTAATACGATTTTGTGTTGGCTGCTTTTTACGCTACCAATAG TGTCAGCCACCAATATCCGCCTTATGGGCGGAAAGACGCCGTACTCTGGTCGAGTGGAGGTAGAGCACAACGGAGTATGGGGAACAGTCTGTGATGATGAGTTCACTGTCAACAGCGCCAAGGTCGTCTGCAGGATGCTCGGATTCACGGACATGGG GTTAGCAGAAGTTGTCCCGCCACGCGTGTTTGGCCCAGGAAGTGGAGTTATCATGCTAGACGGCCTCAACTGTACTGGTCACGAAGAAGACGTTGCAAACTGCTCGCATAATAGTTGGCAAACTACTGATTGTTCACACAAAGAAGACATCGGGGTCAACTGCC AAACACACTTGCGATTGACATCCGGTAATGCCATAACCATACACGACGGTCAGGTGGAGGTGAACATTTCTGGGGTCTGGGAACCAATCTGTTCCGACAACTTCACCTTATCAGAAGCCAGGGTCGTCTGCGGAATGATTGGATTCAGTTTCAA TGGAGCACAGCTCACGTCATCACATACCTACCGAAATACATTCTCTCCGATATCCTACTCATGCCATGGAGCAGAAAAAGACATTTCCTTGTGTGTGAGAAGGAATACTAGCACGTGCTTTTTATCCTCTGCGGCGTCCATAAACTGTC GAACTCCAATTCGGCTAGTGAACGGCACCAGTTCCCAGTCAGGACGTGTTGAGGTGGAGTACAGAGGTCGCTGGGGGACGATATGCGATGACGGCTTCGATGACCTTGAAGCAAAAGTCATCTGTCGCATGCTTGGTTTTAGCACAAA TGATGCCAAAGCCTTGGGCGGAAGTAATTATGGTGAAGGCACAGGGGATATAGTAGTGAACGAAATGCGTTGTATTGGTAACGAAAATGACATTTCTGAATGTAAATCAAGCGACTGGATGTCTCAATCGAACTGCAAACATATGGAAGATGCATCGGTTGAATGCA AAACGGAAGTTCGTTTATCAGATGGACCCACAAGGTATGCAGGTCGACTCGAAATACAGAATAATTCTGTTTGGGAGACAGTTTGCTCTGACCTCGTAGATAACAAGACGGCAGTGGTCGTGTGCAGGATGCTAGGGTTTGAAGGAGG AAACATAAGTGTTTATTACGATGGCCGTTTCAAAAATGGTAGCGGATCGATGAAATCGCATGGATACGACTGTCAAGGGAACGAGACCGATATTGCGAATTGCAAATCAACAAAAACTATCGTTTCATGCTCTACAAGACTTAGCGCTGCATTTAATTGTT ATTCGAACACACCAATAAGGCTTCAGGACGGGACGACGATGTTTAATGGAAGAGTTGAGATTTACGAACGAGAAAACGCAGCAAACGG GTACTGGAGGGAAATTTGTTACGATCAATTGACTATCCAGGATGCGATGGTTTTGTGTAAAATGCTTGGGCATCCTAATGT GCATCCGAGAACATTTAACGCGTACAGTCAATATAATTCTTATGGAAGGTTTTCTGCAATGAGCAGTATTGGTTGCACCGGTAACGAAACGGACATAAGTGGATGCACACCCAGCAACCAATGGGCATTGACATACTGTAGCACAAGCAATCGTGCTGCAATTAACTGTG cTCAAAAATCCACTGTCAGGGTCGCAGATGGACCTTCAATAAAAGCTGGAAGAGTCGAGATCTTGTATAATGGAACTTGGCTGGGAATCTGTCGTCAACgattaatcaattataattattacgaCATCACGGCACAtgatataaacattatttgtaaacatCTGGGCTACAATCAAAG TGGGTACTTGATGAGCGAAGTACAGCCACGCAGCAAAAGTGTCGTTCGGAACCTTGACTGTAGCAGTACAGAAGGGGACATCTCAGATTGTAAATCTGACACATGGGGTGTTGAGTATCCGTGTGACCAGGCAGCCATAGTATGCA aCAGTAGCGTCCGTCTAGTGAACGGCAGCAGTGAGAGATCCGGTCGTGTGGAAGTGCTGCACCAGGGACGCTGGGGAACCATCTGTGCTGACGAATTTACAAACAGAGAGGCTGCTGTTGTCTGCAGAAAAGCTGGCATACGACTTTG gaatgCATCAGTTCTCGACGATTCCCCATTCGGGTTTGGTAATCATGGAAACCTTTTAAAAAACGTTTCGTGCAAATCAAGCGAGCACGATATAGGGGAGTGTCAGAGTTTCCCATGGAATGAAACATCCTGCGTAGATGGAAACGTGGCAACTGTTTTTTGTCAAGTACTCG AAACACCAATTCGTCTTCTGGGAGGCAAAACACCGTTCGACGGGCGGGTTGAGTTGCAATTTAAAAATGACTGGAAACCAATATGTTATAGGGGTTATAATGGAAAGATCAGCACAGACGTACTTTGCCATTTGCTAGAATATAATTTTTCAAG AGATTCAACCTATACAACCAACTCTGATTATTCCAACTCCTTGCTGAGAGACCTGCAATGCGTTGGAAATGAATCTGACATCTCGCTATGCCCTTCCTCGGACTGGGGATACACTTATTGCAGCTACTATGGACTCACAATCAATTGTT tGTCTCCTATAAACATTGATGGCGGTTTTACTCAGCATGGGGGATATGCACGTGTGCAGAAGAACGGACTTAGCGATTATATGTGTGCTGATAATTTAACTGCAGAGACCCAGGCTGTTATGTGCAAAATGCTGCTTAATGTCACCAG GGTTTATGAAGTAGTGAAGGAACCGTACTTCAAGCCTGGATTCGCCACCAATATATTAGTAGATAATATCCTATGCAGCGGTACAGAGGAAGACTATCAGATGTGTCCATCTTCGAATTGGGATTATAATACTAAATGCAAGAATCCAGCGCTAATAAGATGCA ATACACCAGTGCGTCTTACGGATCAGAAGAACATGTATACAGGGACTGTTGAGGTCTACTTAAACAAAACTTGGTCAAATATATGCTTTCATCCAATACGAAAGGATGAACACGCGACAATGTTCTGTAGAATGTTGGGATACAATTACGG ACTGGCAAACGCTCGCAACGTGACTGCATACATTAAATCTAATCTGAACCTGACTTGCAATGCTAACACTGAAGACATCGATAAATGTGTGAGCATAAAGAAGAGCTTCTGTGACTCGATTCTGGCTATAACATGTC AGAAAGACGAGTTAGTTGGTTAA